In a single window of the Melioribacteraceae bacterium genome:
- a CDS encoding DUF2357 domain-containing protein: MIREIEIQLITDNRNTVDIILVAESDDETALIEIDDLEASENCEARVQLKEGYSYEYKIKTAEFRFDESPGLIIPSKLTDSTGRIFPGMFVGTLPLIIKSVVDSNDSAVLYLEVRTVKSNYRQDYRLMLEEITGSCTDLLMQHSSPAIHNFTADYGIDSSTLYQRFAFIKSVLDSQEFNESIMKILSSPVTAWKHSVEETNIRRTRRIGNSQIKQLAFRSNRLQVPEDHILSYKFQTIPSSISVQKKIETSDTHENRFVKYALKVFRGFCSQVRIKSKKKDNKIHRIYREALQLEEKLNSILNHGMFRDISDPVSIPLNSPVLQRREGYRELLRTWLMFDLAAKLVWRGGEDVYAAGKRDVAVLYEYWVFFKLLKILSEIYSIDHESIDKLIEKTDDGLGLKLRSGKYIALYGTFSTHGRKLCVQFSYNRTFLGGRDYPEAGSWSRSMRPDYTLSIWPSTFTNKDHAEKEELITHIHFDAKYRIDNIKEIIGGAEESEDELSYEKKQQIEGTYKHADLLKMHAYKDAIRRTAGAYVLYPGSDQTARMKGFHEIIPGLGAFAVRPVADDNGTEELKSFIKNVTLHLCDRATQHERHSYYTFCIHKKPNDFTISEVLPETFNNSRVKPPADTFVLVGYCKNVLHYNWITEKKKYNARISGGRGSLNINSEISSPDFILLHSSGEILTGDIWRVNKNSCIVMSKHDLLMLSYPDPGHDNYLVYEIEKPDREEFRNLKWDISRLDYYSRGRASALPFAVSLKELMKVVCPVRKNY; encoded by the coding sequence ATGATTAGGGAAATTGAAATACAATTAATCACAGACAACAGGAATACAGTCGATATTATTTTGGTTGCCGAATCTGATGATGAAACTGCTTTAATAGAAATTGATGATCTGGAGGCTTCTGAAAACTGCGAGGCCCGGGTTCAGCTTAAGGAGGGATACTCATATGAATATAAAATTAAAACCGCTGAATTCCGGTTTGATGAATCTCCAGGTTTAATAATTCCTTCTAAGCTGACAGACTCAACAGGTCGTATATTTCCTGGAATGTTTGTCGGTACACTGCCTTTAATAATTAAGTCAGTTGTGGATTCCAATGATTCTGCAGTTCTTTATCTTGAAGTCCGTACAGTAAAATCAAACTACCGTCAGGACTACAGATTAATGCTCGAAGAAATTACGGGAAGTTGTACTGACCTGCTCATGCAGCACAGCTCCCCAGCCATTCATAATTTCACAGCAGATTATGGAATTGATTCAAGCACTCTTTATCAGCGATTTGCGTTCATTAAATCCGTTTTAGACTCACAGGAGTTTAATGAATCCATCATGAAAATTTTATCTTCCCCGGTTACAGCATGGAAGCATTCGGTAGAAGAAACCAATATCAGAAGAACAAGAAGAATTGGAAATTCACAGATTAAGCAACTTGCTTTCCGTTCAAATCGCCTTCAAGTTCCTGAAGACCATATCCTTAGTTATAAATTTCAGACCATACCTTCTTCTATCAGTGTTCAAAAAAAAATTGAAACTTCAGACACCCATGAAAACAGATTCGTCAAGTATGCATTGAAAGTATTCAGAGGATTCTGTTCCCAAGTAAGAATAAAATCTAAAAAGAAGGACAACAAAATTCATCGCATATATCGAGAGGCTTTGCAGCTTGAGGAAAAGCTGAACAGTATATTGAATCATGGAATGTTCAGGGATATTTCCGATCCGGTTTCTATTCCTCTTAATAGTCCTGTGCTTCAAAGAAGGGAAGGATACCGGGAATTGCTAAGGACTTGGTTGATGTTTGATCTGGCCGCTAAGCTTGTATGGCGCGGTGGAGAAGATGTTTATGCTGCTGGTAAAAGAGATGTAGCCGTACTATACGAGTATTGGGTATTTTTTAAACTATTGAAAATTTTAAGCGAAATTTATTCGATTGATCATGAATCTATCGATAAACTTATTGAAAAAACTGATGATGGGCTGGGACTGAAATTGCGTTCCGGAAAATACATTGCTCTTTACGGTACTTTCAGCACACATGGCAGAAAACTTTGTGTACAGTTCAGCTATAATAGAACATTCTTAGGAGGAAGAGATTATCCAGAAGCAGGAAGCTGGTCACGTTCTATGAGGCCCGATTACACACTTTCAATTTGGCCTTCTACTTTTACAAATAAAGATCATGCGGAAAAGGAAGAACTGATTACGCATATTCATTTCGATGCAAAATACAGGATTGATAATATCAAAGAAATTATTGGCGGTGCGGAAGAAAGCGAGGATGAATTAAGCTATGAAAAAAAACAGCAGATAGAAGGAACTTATAAACATGCTGACCTTCTGAAAATGCACGCTTACAAAGATGCAATTAGAAGAACTGCGGGTGCGTATGTTTTATATCCAGGCAGTGATCAAACGGCTCGTATGAAGGGCTTTCATGAAATTATTCCAGGTCTGGGCGCCTTCGCAGTGCGCCCAGTTGCTGATGATAACGGGACTGAAGAATTAAAATCTTTCATCAAAAATGTTACACTGCATTTATGCGACAGAGCTACACAGCATGAGAGACATTCCTATTATACATTTTGTATCCATAAAAAGCCGAATGATTTTACTATTTCCGAAGTGCTTCCGGAAACTTTCAATAACAGCCGTGTTAAACCGCCCGCAGATACTTTCGTGCTCGTTGGCTACTGCAAAAATGTGTTGCATTACAATTGGATTACAGAGAAGAAAAAATATAATGCCAGAATTTCTGGAGGCCGTGGCTCACTTAATATTAATTCAGAAATTTCCAGTCCTGATTTTATTCTGCTTCATTCATCGGGGGAAATATTAACCGGCGATATATGGCGCGTAAATAAGAATAGCTGCATTGTTATGTCTAAGCATGATTTGCTGATGCTTTCATATCCCGATCCGGGACATGATAATTACCTGGTTTATGAAATTGAAAAACCGGATCGTGAAGAATTCAGAAATCTGAAGTGGGATATCAGCAGACTGGATTATTATTCAAGAGGAAGAGCATCGGCTCTACCATTCGCGGTATCATTAAAAGAATTGATGAAAGTTGTTTGTCCAGTTAGGAAAAATTATTGA
- a CDS encoding integrase core domain-containing protein: MRYELLNGEIFDIFLVVRVITEQWRNHYNKKRPHSSLNFRPPVPEVLIPHQFSSA; the protein is encoded by the coding sequence TTGAGATATGAGTTGTTGAACGGCGAAATATTTGATATTTTTTTAGTGGTAAGAGTAATAACTGAGCAATGGAGGAATCATTACAACAAAAAACGACCACATAGCTCTTTAAATTTTCGACCTCCGGTACCGGAGGTATTAATCCCTCATCAATTTTCCAGTGCTTGA
- a CDS encoding DUF1998 domain-containing protein: MKDIYSQIRFSHLTSFSGTGSLLRDVYDNLVTIPDIRKWDLSEYERIKYSIKNVNRVKCYLGIPHKQLLKPPDARIEINDGKEVLIGKTLSAVIFPKWTKCNKCKLLHYNPWKNQEDVEILKCKNPKCNGRLQQVSWVLISNYGHLSEVPWHFIAHDNNQCRQELENNYLIISESVNGKTIIKCQKCNAEKNILNKKPIDVNKIKFQPWESDFYPATREDFETYIVSVSDPRIYSPVKQRAIVIPPESRNNKSGLKEKILNETECFSELARIETAPPLRRESIICKYTKKFNCTEEQLLRAYHEIKEINEVMEDCNLPDLSDDEYKAFTTEIIDFDETEDFITSHKTSEWKNLPNKLSDSDFSLYINIIDKLVIAQRLRVIEIFKGFFRIKQQEPHKMVKPDIDDSENWLPAIELYGEGIFISFPEGILRAWESLDGIVKRTNEISLRVKDLEDSSFKDLNLSSRFIFLHTFAHLLIKELENSAGYPAASLKERIFSSSSSNLAGVLIYVAVPDIVGTLGGIIEKGEPEEFLSILINIFNKAEWCSNDPICAESEGHGPANLNRAACNSCLYIPETACDYNNIFLDRVYIKGDKQKGIPQFLEFIKEYFNGRKKV; this comes from the coding sequence ATGAAAGATATTTATTCTCAAATTCGGTTTTCACATCTCACATCGTTTTCAGGGACCGGCTCTCTTTTAAGAGATGTTTACGACAACCTAGTTACAATTCCTGATATTAGAAAATGGGATTTATCAGAATATGAAAGAATAAAATATTCAATTAAAAATGTAAATAGGGTAAAATGCTATCTCGGTATTCCTCACAAACAATTATTAAAACCACCGGATGCGAGGATCGAAATAAATGATGGTAAAGAAGTTTTAATTGGTAAAACTTTATCCGCTGTTATTTTCCCCAAATGGACAAAATGTAATAAATGTAAACTTTTGCATTATAATCCATGGAAAAATCAAGAAGATGTGGAGATTTTAAAGTGCAAAAATCCAAAATGTAACGGTCGTTTGCAACAAGTATCATGGGTTTTAATAAGTAACTACGGCCATCTTAGTGAAGTTCCATGGCATTTCATTGCGCATGATAACAATCAGTGTCGTCAAGAGTTAGAGAACAATTATCTTATCATAAGTGAATCTGTAAATGGTAAGACAATAATTAAGTGCCAAAAATGTAATGCAGAAAAGAATATACTTAATAAGAAACCAATTGATGTGAATAAAATAAAATTCCAGCCATGGGAATCGGATTTTTATCCTGCAACAAGGGAAGACTTCGAAACATATATTGTAAGTGTTAGCGATCCAAGAATTTATTCTCCGGTAAAACAACGAGCAATAGTAATTCCCCCAGAATCAAGAAATAATAAAAGTGGATTAAAAGAAAAAATTCTAAATGAAACTGAATGTTTTAGTGAACTGGCTAGAATTGAAACCGCTCCGCCATTAAGAAGGGAATCTATAATTTGTAAATACACTAAAAAGTTTAATTGTACTGAAGAACAATTGCTGAGAGCTTACCATGAAATAAAAGAAATAAATGAAGTTATGGAAGATTGTAATCTACCGGATCTTTCAGATGATGAGTATAAAGCGTTCACTACAGAAATAATTGATTTCGATGAAACTGAAGATTTTATTACATCGCATAAAACAAGTGAATGGAAAAATTTGCCCAACAAATTAAGTGATTCTGATTTTTCCCTTTATATAAATATAATTGACAAATTAGTAATTGCACAAAGATTGCGTGTCATAGAAATATTCAAAGGATTTTTTAGAATCAAACAACAAGAACCTCATAAAATGGTTAAACCTGATATTGATGACTCCGAAAATTGGTTACCTGCAATTGAACTGTATGGTGAAGGAATATTTATTTCCTTCCCTGAAGGAATATTAAGAGCTTGGGAATCACTTGACGGTATTGTAAAAAGGACTAATGAAATATCATTGAGAGTTAAGGATCTTGAAGATTCTTCATTCAAGGATTTGAATCTTTCTTCAAGATTTATTTTTCTACATACTTTTGCTCATCTCTTAATAAAGGAGCTAGAAAATTCTGCTGGATATCCTGCTGCATCCTTGAAGGAAAGAATTTTTTCAAGTAGTTCATCTAATTTGGCTGGAGTGTTAATTTATGTAGCTGTTCCTGATATTGTTGGTACTTTGGGAGGAATTATTGAGAAAGGTGAACCGGAAGAATTTCTGTCAATTCTTATAAATATATTTAATAAAGCTGAATGGTGTTCCAATGATCCTATTTGCGCTGAAAGCGAAGGACACGGTCCGGCAAACCTAAATAGAGCAGCTTGCAACTCTTGCCTATATATACCTGAAACGGCTTGCGACTATAATAACATTTTTCTTGACAGAGTTTATATCAAGGGCGACAAGCAAAAGGGAATACCTCAATTTCTAGAATTTATTAAGGAGTATTTTAATGGCAGAAAGAAAGTTTAG
- a CDS encoding AAA family ATPase: MAERKFSLPNFADLTKKQDEVNRLPLTGQHLITGGPGTGKSVVALMRVLRMAKESPDYIFLVYNHVLNSATKQLANQKINSKTYLSWFYSLYYMRMGGQNIPERQKQKPDYNTIIAFIQNDRKKREGKGEKIIPSTTSIVIDEGQDMNPLFYRTLIEDGFENFFVVADQNQQITEENSSIRELKEELATEPIELDENFRNTFDIARLSHHFFTDPTTPKPNLPSHNKKSAHVPLLLNYKNFNNIIERILREYDSNPNYLIGVFCPNSQILFKYRDALISPNTNQFDNPPPKVSYYINNKNGANVEIDFTESGIVLLNDKSVKGTEFDSVFIVDIDQFPYYLTIDESKKKRFYVMISRARQSLFIVKNGLINSDIVNILPNDENLLKRIEI; the protein is encoded by the coding sequence ATGGCAGAAAGAAAGTTTAGTTTACCCAATTTTGCAGATTTAACAAAAAAACAAGATGAGGTCAATAGACTTCCATTAACTGGGCAGCATCTAATAACCGGTGGACCAGGAACGGGTAAATCTGTTGTTGCACTCATGAGAGTTCTTAGAATGGCGAAGGAAAGTCCGGACTATATATTCCTAGTTTATAATCATGTGTTAAATTCAGCAACAAAACAATTAGCTAATCAGAAAATAAATTCAAAAACATACTTAAGTTGGTTTTATAGTTTATATTACATGCGAATGGGAGGGCAAAATATACCTGAGAGACAAAAGCAAAAGCCAGATTACAATACAATAATTGCCTTTATTCAAAATGATAGAAAAAAAAGAGAGGGAAAAGGAGAAAAAATAATTCCTTCAACTACTTCAATTGTTATAGATGAAGGACAGGATATGAATCCATTATTTTATAGAACACTAATTGAAGATGGTTTTGAAAATTTCTTTGTTGTTGCCGACCAAAATCAGCAAATTACAGAAGAAAATTCCTCAATTAGAGAATTAAAGGAGGAGCTGGCTACAGAACCAATTGAATTGGATGAAAACTTTCGCAATACTTTTGATATTGCACGATTATCACATCATTTTTTTACCGATCCAACTACTCCAAAACCAAATTTACCCTCACATAATAAAAAGTCGGCCCATGTCCCACTGTTACTCAATTATAAAAATTTTAATAACATTATTGAGAGAATATTAAGAGAATATGACAGTAACCCCAATTATTTGATAGGAGTATTTTGTCCCAATTCACAAATTCTATTTAAATACCGTGATGCACTTATAAGCCCAAATACTAATCAGTTTGATAACCCACCCCCCAAAGTCAGCTATTATATAAACAATAAAAACGGCGCAAATGTAGAAATAGATTTCACTGAAAGTGGTATAGTTCTGCTAAATGACAAATCAGTAAAAGGAACTGAGTTTGATTCAGTTTTTATCGTTGATATTGATCAATTTCCTTATTATCTAACCATAGATGAGTCAAAAAAAAAAAGATTTTATGTTATGATTTCCAGAGCTAGACAGAGCTTATTTATAGTTAAAAACGGTTTAATCAATTCGGATATTGTTAATATATTGCCTAATGATGAAAATCTTTTAAAAAGAATAGAAATTTAA
- a CDS encoding NERD domain-containing protein has translation MKMIPNIFYNYSSHKEAEMKVFKALKEIDFIEGPSYAFHSILIPNHINRYKFVGESDFLFLSKYGLFILEVKGGGISVSDGKWYSTDRNNQRHQLKEPPFHQAEENLFSIIRDINLGFYSPTAYGVVFPDTIWNNRITSIEFNRDTICDKNDLMVFGIWLKNFLSHYSNNSDKYLIEKEIEEIKNKLRPNFDFALDMRNKLTLLEEQRLVLTEKQFNYLDIAMQIPRICVEGGAGTGKTILAIELARRFAMSNKKVSLICKSNWLRHSLSSDISLKNVFVSTFDSLKLDMLTNNIEFYDVMIIDEAQDLQISDIDVLENSLLNGLEKGIWYAFLDKQNQSLVFIDDNDTGVEFLLSFRSNNINLNKNLRNTKQIVSRVKDILNFPSIEKSDIHGPEVKELYFKDGAELNNVIKDLLDSGAEKNEITILSPNTFRESAIYKLLPTTTLKKIKELDEYSMRHLPISDISFAEIKNFKGLENNIIILADIDKPKGDMSIKFRNSLYVGMTRAKSLLIMAYQK, from the coding sequence ATGAAAATGATTCCAAATATTTTCTACAATTATAGTTCCCATAAAGAAGCTGAAATGAAAGTCTTTAAGGCGTTGAAGGAAATAGATTTTATAGAAGGACCAAGTTATGCTTTTCATTCTATATTAATTCCAAATCATATTAACAGATATAAGTTTGTTGGTGAATCAGATTTTCTTTTTCTTAGTAAATATGGTCTATTCATTCTTGAAGTAAAAGGTGGCGGGATTAGTGTTAGTGATGGGAAGTGGTATTCAACTGATAGAAATAATCAACGTCACCAACTAAAGGAACCCCCTTTCCACCAAGCGGAAGAAAATCTTTTTAGCATTATTCGAGACATAAATTTAGGATTCTATTCCCCAACTGCCTATGGTGTAGTATTTCCTGATACTATTTGGAATAATCGAATTACTTCAATTGAATTTAATCGTGATACAATTTGTGACAAAAACGATTTAATGGTTTTTGGCATTTGGCTTAAAAATTTTCTATCACATTATTCAAATAATTCTGACAAATATTTAATAGAAAAAGAAATTGAAGAGATTAAAAATAAGTTGAGACCAAATTTTGATTTTGCATTGGACATGAGGAATAAGTTGACTTTATTGGAAGAACAACGTCTTGTATTAACTGAAAAACAATTTAATTATCTTGACATTGCCATGCAGATACCACGTATTTGTGTTGAAGGAGGAGCCGGTACTGGAAAAACAATCCTTGCAATTGAATTAGCTCGTAGATTTGCAATGTCTAACAAAAAAGTGTCTCTAATTTGTAAGTCTAATTGGCTTAGGCATTCTCTTAGTAGTGATATTTCATTAAAAAATGTATTTGTTTCTACCTTTGATAGTCTAAAGTTGGATATGTTGACAAATAATATTGAGTTTTATGATGTGATGATTATTGATGAAGCACAAGATCTCCAGATTAGTGATATTGATGTTCTTGAAAATTCTCTATTAAATGGACTAGAAAAGGGTATATGGTATGCTTTTCTTGATAAGCAAAACCAGTCACTTGTCTTTATAGACGACAATGATACTGGTGTTGAATTCTTACTTAGTTTTCGTAGTAACAATATTAATCTGAATAAAAATTTAAGAAATACGAAGCAAATTGTTAGTAGAGTTAAAGACATTTTGAATTTTCCATCAATAGAAAAATCTGACATTCATGGCCCAGAGGTAAAAGAATTATATTTCAAGGACGGTGCGGAATTAAATAATGTAATTAAAGATTTGTTAGATAGTGGAGCTGAAAAAAACGAAATTACAATTCTTTCTCCAAACACTTTTAGAGAATCAGCGATTTATAAACTTTTACCAACTACAACTTTAAAAAAAATCAAAGAACTTGATGAATATTCAATGAGACATTTACCTATTTCTGATATTAGTTTTGCAGAAATTAAAAATTTTAAAGGTTTGGAAAATAACATAATAATCTTAGCTGATATTGATAAACCCAAAGGAGATATGTCAATAAAATTCAGAAATAGTTTATATGTTGGTATGACAAGAGCTAAATCTTTGTTAATAATGGCATATCAAAAATGA
- a CDS encoding WG repeat-containing protein, with amino-acid sequence MNTSPKIIYGNFIDGSARLFTKYNDSLTPGLLNKYGFVNLFPEYFIGSFNNGLAKVFNGLKFGFIDRNGSVIVDVKYFRGNDFGDGFSITSDQKNTYIIDTSGREKKIFDDILISSQFYNGYAKVASIELNGSVKTEGLINTNGEFVIPMRYKSQISDIEYFYDDDIYSCGLIRFQHDEMFGCTDINGKTIIPFEYDYISKFFNNNAVVRRSDKYSLISKDGDILFNSHYDNIKIIFKDLFLAKRDGVYKFIDIDENQITDYEYEDVGNIEFNMLPVKQEGKWGLVSLNQNLDFNTDCIFDNPPIYIEGIIFFERNGVTGVMNLSKEEMMDESPNELKEFSLN; translated from the coding sequence ATGAACACCAGTCCCAAAATAATTTATGGTAATTTTATTGATGGAAGTGCTAGGTTATTTACAAAGTATAATGATAGTCTAACACCCGGGTTACTTAATAAGTACGGTTTTGTAAATCTTTTCCCGGAATACTTTATTGGGTCATTTAATAACGGCTTAGCAAAAGTGTTTAATGGTCTTAAATTTGGCTTTATTGATAGAAATGGAAGTGTAATTGTGGATGTTAAATATTTTAGGGGAAATGATTTTGGTGATGGATTTTCAATAACTTCGGATCAAAAAAATACTTATATAATTGACACATCTGGACGTGAAAAAAAGATATTTGACGATATACTAATTTCATCACAATTCTATAACGGTTATGCAAAAGTTGCTTCTATAGAATTAAATGGAAGTGTCAAAACAGAAGGTTTGATAAATACGAATGGTGAATTTGTGATACCAATGAGGTACAAATCGCAAATCAGCGATATCGAATATTTTTATGATGACGATATATACTCATGTGGGCTAATAAGATTTCAACATGATGAAATGTTTGGCTGTACTGATATAAATGGTAAAACAATTATCCCGTTCGAATATGATTACATTTCTAAGTTCTTCAATAATAATGCGGTAGTCAGACGTAGCGATAAATATTCTCTAATCTCGAAAGACGGTGATATCCTTTTTAATTCACACTATGATAATATTAAAATTATTTTTAAAGATTTATTTCTTGCTAAAAGAGATGGCGTTTATAAATTTATCGATATTGACGAGAACCAAATTACTGATTACGAATATGAAGATGTAGGCAATATAGAATTCAATATGCTTCCAGTAAAACAAGAAGGGAAATGGGGCTTAGTTTCTCTAAATCAGAATTTAGACTTTAATACAGATTGCATTTTTGATAATCCTCCAATATACATAGAGGGAATAATCTTTTTTGAAAGAAATGGAGTAACTGGTGTAATGAACCTTTCAAAGGAAGAAATGATGGATGAAAGTCCAAATGAGCTAAAAGAGTTTTCATTAAATTAA
- a CDS encoding DUF1232 domain-containing protein, with product MTNQNFYTKLRSIVIDWAESKNGKTSKWMEYVLLAPDFFYLLYKLMLEPQIKPIEKIKLVSAISYFILPIDLMPEAFLGPIGFLDDITFAAFALNSIINNYSSALIRKYWLGEIDILVTIKNVISMAHHFLGSYIYGALRRKYNNPSEVPFR from the coding sequence ATGACAAATCAGAATTTTTATACAAAGCTTAGATCAATAGTTATTGATTGGGCAGAATCAAAAAATGGCAAAACATCTAAATGGATGGAATATGTCCTACTAGCTCCTGACTTTTTTTATCTCCTCTATAAACTAATGCTTGAGCCTCAGATAAAACCTATTGAGAAAATAAAACTTGTAAGCGCTATCTCTTATTTTATCCTTCCTATCGATTTGATGCCGGAAGCTTTTCTTGGTCCGATTGGTTTTCTGGATGATATCACATTCGCTGCCTTCGCGTTAAATAGTATTATAAATAATTACAGCTCTGCTCTAATTCGCAAATATTGGCTGGGGGAAATTGATATCCTTGTTACAATTAAAAATGTGATTTCAATGGCCCACCATTTCTTGGGCTCATATATCTATGGGGCCCTGAGAAGAAAATATAATAATCCTTCTGAGGTACCATTTAGGTAG
- a CDS encoding septation protein SpoVG family protein, which produces MTVSRLFILTKSEGNTRAFIDITTDEGIIIKGFKLIHGPTGLFVGAPSEKGKDGKWRESVVIPKELRDELNRMAVSEYDRLRTNENSGSIQPPVEDDTDLPF; this is translated from the coding sequence ATGACCGTTTCAAGGCTCTTTATACTCACGAAATCAGAAGGGAATACACGCGCCTTCATTGATATTACAACAGATGAAGGTATAATAATAAAGGGGTTTAAACTGATTCATGGTCCCACCGGATTATTTGTCGGCGCTCCAAGTGAAAAAGGCAAAGATGGCAAATGGCGTGAATCAGTCGTAATTCCTAAAGAACTTAGAGATGAATTAAATAGAATGGCAGTCAGCGAATATGATCGGCTTCGCACAAATGAAAATTCCGGTTCAATTCAACCACCCGTTGAAGATGACACTGATTTACCGTTCTAA
- a CDS encoding AAA family ATPase, which produces MNRSIKLNNSNYTEQTTFDYLINSDEELLLLNYLYRLHKKEIKHPKMKVIEFLAIKNVSSPSPKAPTALFQEHMQNYQFYDQIHLLTFIFNKKVYKITFSRTEEGYDVTLRVDRYIYINPISSNSDQAHLLFDLLSKESIKNSTFNKKTIMYSFQKGRFTSCLKIIDFPPIMLDSIFIPKPKIEQIKRFVSTIENFEKTHTNLRFLFSGMPGTGKTKIIQAIATALKEKATIVIVNSDFIPFRRLLDFCSVFDKALLIIDDIDFIAADRETSYDRGMLNVLLQTLDGFVPNHVFLLGSTNDKKLIDSAASRPGRFDLILDINEIEPTNYLSLVIRETSDEQIISFFDSSILEELRLKKVTGAYIVSLVKQLKNTKSNNEQLSTEKFREILSLTHKGFYSDNACEYSKAVGFNNN; this is translated from the coding sequence ATGAATCGAAGTATAAAATTAAATAATAGTAATTATACCGAACAAACAACATTTGACTATCTAATCAACTCTGATGAAGAACTACTTCTTTTGAATTATCTATATCGTCTGCATAAAAAAGAAATTAAACACCCCAAGATGAAAGTAATTGAGTTCTTAGCGATAAAGAATGTATCGTCACCCTCGCCAAAAGCTCCGACTGCGCTTTTTCAAGAACATATGCAGAACTATCAATTTTATGATCAAATTCATTTACTGACTTTTATATTCAATAAAAAAGTATATAAAATTACATTCAGCAGAACTGAAGAAGGTTATGACGTTACATTAAGAGTAGACAGATATATATACATTAATCCTATTTCTTCTAATTCAGATCAAGCTCATCTTTTATTCGATTTATTATCAAAGGAATCAATAAAAAACTCTACATTTAACAAAAAGACGATAATGTATTCATTTCAAAAAGGCAGATTCACTAGTTGCCTCAAGATAATCGATTTTCCTCCTATAATGTTAGATTCAATTTTTATTCCCAAACCCAAAATAGAACAAATAAAAAGATTTGTTTCTACAATTGAAAACTTTGAAAAAACTCATACTAATCTAAGATTTTTATTTTCAGGCATGCCCGGAACAGGTAAGACAAAGATAATTCAAGCTATAGCGACTGCATTGAAAGAAAAAGCAACAATAGTAATAGTAAATAGTGACTTTATTCCGTTTAGAAGACTTCTTGATTTCTGTTCTGTATTTGACAAAGCGCTTCTTATAATAGATGACATTGATTTTATTGCTGCAGACAGAGAAACAAGTTATGACAGAGGCATGCTCAATGTACTTCTGCAAACTCTTGACGGTTTCGTTCCAAATCATGTTTTCCTGCTCGGTTCAACTAATGATAAAAAACTGATTGATTCTGCCGCCAGCAGACCTGGCCGGTTCGATCTAATATTAGATATAAATGAAATAGAACCTACTAATTATCTGTCCTTAGTAATAAGAGAGACATCCGATGAGCAAATCATTTCATTTTTTGATTCGTCGATTTTAGAAGAACTTCGTTTGAAAAAAGTTACAGGCGCATATATTGTTAGTTTAGTAAAACAACTTAAGAACACTAAATCAAATAACGAGCAATTGAGTACTGAAAAATTTAGAGAAATTCTTTCACTTACTCATAAAGGCTTTTATTCCGACAATGCATGCGAATACTCTAAAGCTGTCGGTTTTAATAATAATTAA